In one Macaca fascicularis isolate 582-1 chromosome 6, T2T-MFA8v1.1 genomic region, the following are encoded:
- the LOC135971533 gene encoding uncharacterized protein has translation MLSMAVTVKNRRLQVLVSRLLAEGEGVTAAAECEVPHANHPPSRSSEVATVLAPSPGTTDSLLRRRQPGPAGTPEPGAGPSPPLRPPPSINAPRQGLGSGARPGAGRDRGASRAPHSRQPGSGEPAAHETQVAATEAGRRGGPCAAAERSGAPAGPRACLAHLSGCAAFLRRCRRLLPVSAAGSDLWNHHTSPARCCSAAAAAAPLRLSRCSLFPLREPPLQPPASAAPAGRHYALPPSRPPASPASLRPPLPSPPRRRRRRHRRRRLLLRAPLVFIESKQASWRRAPSLSQRAPGPPPARQHPGRSLAAVAGRNHPAFGAGVAAARLGLGPAPHPRAEERWSGPARCGPCSRPPPSSFRPSLVSFCSRSPRSVPALALLFSPLCSAPPFFIYFFFCLGWSPFFFFFFFFFF, from the exons ATGTTGTCAATGGCAGTAACAGTTAAAAACAGAAGGCTACAGGTGTTGGTTAGCAGGCTCCTCGCGGAAGGCGAAGGAG TAACTGCGGCCGCGGAGTGCGAAGTTCCACACGCGAACCACCCACCGAGCCGCTCCTCCGAAGTTGCCACCGTCTTGGCCCCGAGTCCCGGGACCACGGACTCGCTCCTCCGGCGACGGCAGCCGGGACCGGCCGGGACCCCAGAGCCCGGCGccggcccctcccctcccctccgcccgCCGCCGTCAATCAACGCCCCCCGGCAGGGACTCGGCTCGGGGGCGCGGCCCGGGGCGGGGCGGGATCGCGGCGCGTCGAGGGCCCCCCACAGCCGCCAGCCGGGGAGCGGCGAGCCCGCCGCCCACGAAACTCAAGTTGCCGCGACCGAGGCCGGCCGACGGGGCGGTCCGTGCGCGGCCGCAGAGAGAAGCGGCGCCCCGGCCGGGCCTCGGGCCTGCCTCGCTCACCTCTCGGGGTGCGCCGCCTTCctccgccgctgccgccgcctccTCCCTGTGAGCGCAGCGGGGTCTGACCTGTGGAACCACCATACCAGTCCCGCCCGCTGCTgcagcgccgccgccgccgccgctcctcTCCGCCTCAGTCGCTGCTCTTTGTTCCCCCTCCGAGAGCCGCCGCTTCAGCCGCCCGCCTCAGCCGCCCCGGCGGGCCGCCACTACGCCCTCCCGCCCTCTCGGCCCCCGGCCTCGCCCGCCTCGCTGCGCCCGCCGCTGCCTTCGCCTCCGCGCCGCCGACGCCGCCGACACCGACGCCGACGCCTCCTCCTCCGCGCCCCCCTCGTTTTCATTGAAAGCAAACAAGCATCATGGCGGCGGGCGCCGTCCCTCAGCCAGCGAGCGCCCGGACCGCCGCCGGCACGCCAACATCCCGGCCGCTCATTGGCCGCCGTCGCTGGGCGCAACCATCCGGCCTTCGGCGCGGGGGTCGCTGCGGCCCGCCTCGGCCTAGGCCCCGCCCCTCACCCCCGCGCTGAGGAACGGTGGTCCGGCCCGGCGCGCTGCGGGCCCTGCTCCCGGCCTCCCCCGTCCTCTTTCCGTCCATCCTTGGTCTCCTTCTGTTCCCGCTCTCCCCGCTCCGTTCCTGCCTTGGcacttctgttttctcctctctgtAGCGCTCCTCCATTTTTCATCTACTTCTTTTTCTGCCTCGGGTggtccccttttttttttttttttttttttttttttttttga